The sequence CAGCCCATCCCTAAAGCCCCCCAGGGTCCTGGGAATGTAACTGTTTCCATGCAATCTTTCTTCCGTTGTTAACTGAAGAAAACTGGGTGCCCTTTACAGGTTTTCTAAGACAAGGAAACGAAAAGAAGTCAGCAGGCGCCAAATCAGGACGGTAAGGTGGACGCCTCGTGATTTCCCATGGCAAGTCTTGCCCAGCTGCCCTCGTTGGAAGAAAGGCATGAGCAGGAACGTTGTCGTGGTGGAGAAGAACTCTCTGGTGGGGACCTTCTccgctccagctttggctaactCTCTGAAAAGGCTCTGCCAGTGAGCAGATGTGATCAgggtttggccctccagaaagccaACGAGGAGAATCCCTCTGGCATCCCCCCCCAAACGGTGGCCATGACCTCCGCTCTTGACTGCTCCTCTGTGGCTTCGGCTGGAGCACTGCCACCTCTTGCTAGCCACGGCTTCGTGCTTGGTCTTCAGGATCCTGCCGGGTAGAGCCAGGTTTCGTCTCCTGCTGCCAATCttggaagaaatgcttcaggatcttgctcCCACCGGTTGTTTAAAATCTCCTCGGAAAGGCTTGCTCTGGCCTGCAGCTGATATCGGCGCCACGGTTTGGGCAGCCGAGTTCCACTCTCACCTTTCAGTCCGAATGGGGAAAACACAACCATTTGAAGTATGAGGATTCGGGTGTTAAGCCTTTTCTGAGAATTACCCTCCGTGTTGTGTAGAGAAATAGGTAAATTTGCTGTGTTTCCAGACTTCCGGCTACCTCACGAAGAGGATCCTAGTGCAATACTGGCCATGCTTCCGGAGCTCCCAGAATGAGGATTGTTTTGTAAATAGGTGGGAAGAGAATTGAGCTGTCCTGGGTCAGTGTAGCAATGTTACAGCAGGATCCTTAGGTTGATGCTGAATTCTATTCTGGGGCAGGTTTATGTGTTGTGTGGGGgttgtttcctttctgtcttttggagCGGGTGTGTCGCAGTGGGAGCAGGGATCTGCTGAGGTCTGTCTCGTTCTCCAGTAATGAATgagtttaatgggtgcagccgcTGTTTTCAGTAGCACGCCAGTGGGGGCATCGATGAGCTATGAGGAGCTAGAGCTTGCTCGGATTGCttccttgtgtttgtgttttgagttgTGTTTGCTTGTTTCGTGCTTGTTCTCCATTTCGGCAGGGGAAACGATTTTCCAGGAAGGAAGGTTGTTGccagtggaaaacaatttggttccGAGGGACTGGGGTTtctggctgggagtggggaggggctgcagggtgATCGGTGGCCACTCCACCTCCTCCAGAGAGAGCGTGTGGCTTCTCTGCCTTGGGGAGGATATTCTGCTCTCTTGTGAGTTTTGCAGGCCACCTGAGATTCTCTCTTGAATTGCTGTCAAGAAATAGGGACGGGCGTTGTCTCTGGCCCTTGCTGGGGAAGGTtttctgaggttttgtttttcaattttgagacggagtttggcttctgttgtccagcctggagcgcagtggtgggatctgggctcaccgcaaaccccgcctcccgggttcaagcgattctcctgtctcagccccctgagtagctgggattacaggcgctcgccagcaAGCCCAACCGAGTTTCgtctttttagaagagacgggatatcctcaggttggtcaggctggtctgcaactcctgacctcaggtggtccgccggcctcgacctcccaaagccacGGGAATACAGGcgcgagtcaccgtgcccggacaTGTCTGAGTTTTACGCGGTCGCTGACTGGATTATGTCCCCTTCCCCGGAACGgatgcttttctgtcttccttaagGGTAGCATCTCTGTGGCACCCCGTTTCTGGCTCCTTCCGTGTTCTTCAGGCTTGAAGGCCTCCTTTGACGTGCACCGGCATCCACTCAGGTGCCTGCTTCCAGGAGCTTCCCAGCCCCCATGCTGCTGACAGCCCAGGGTACAGGACTTTGATCTCTTCTGCTGCCCTTGCTCGGTTTTGCCTTGCGGCTTAtgtctttgtatttctctctctacccCTCACTGTCGGTAACGCCTAAGAACGAGGTTTACttaatggggggggggggggtgtgtgcgcgtgcgtgtttgtgtgtgtgcgcgcgcgtgtgtgtgtgcgtttgtgtgtgtgtctttgtttgtgtgtatgtgtgtgtgtcgtaTCTGGCACACGGACCTGTGACTACCAGCCCGCGTGAAGCCAACAAATGCCCTGAGTTAGAAGGCAAACGTTCACCAAAGCTTGCAGGAGCTGGTAGGAGGTGAAGTCAAGGTAGTTAACCCGGTCATCTCATGGGAATTAGAAACTCTGGTTGGCAGGTTTAGACTTCCTGATCGAGAACCTAAATAAGCTGATTAAGGTGTCGCCATTCTTTCACAGGGGTTCTGGGTGAAAAGATTGGGAATGACTCTAGTAAAAGTGTTTTGACTTAAGGAACGTACCAGTTGTTAGCATTTATGTATGAAAGCCAAGAGTTCCTTTCTTCAAACAAACAGCAGTTTTCTTTGAGGTGTGCTCTggttgtgtcatccaggctggagtgcagtggaatgaggaagggtcaccgcaacctccgcttggccagctcaggcgatcctgccacctcagccctttaaggagctgggaccacaggggccgtgccaccacgccgggctaattttggtatcttttgtggagacggggcttctccgtttggcccagcctggtccccacctcctgggctcaagcgatctgctttcCTCGGCCTCCCGGAGGAGGATGGCTCACGATTAGAGGatcatgcccggccttttatctaaaagaaaacaacaacagtaacaagacATTTTGCGTAGTCGGAGTTATCAGTGTCAACTGATGGATTGAGAGTTTGTGTCTAAGAAGTCCCTGTGTGCTCCATGATTTCAGAAGAGAGAACAAACGGCAAAAGGGACTCTCACATCTCGTACCTGATTTATGATGGCAACTAGGGCGTTGTTTAAAAAACGGTCGGTGAACCACCAAAGCAGAGTTGATCCGAACGCGTTCATAATATCTTCTGAATTCTGAGGTGTCCTCCAAGCAGGGAGGCAGTGGCCGGGTGTGGGAGGCAAAAATCACAGGGCCAGCGCTTGACACCTGCAGAATTCAGAGGCTCAACTTTGCACCCAGCCAAGGGTCCTGGTGTCCATTGGAAGTTTCGTTCCCCAACCCGCGTTGACTTTGCATTGGTCCTCCTCCCCCCAGATTTTATGTGTAAGGCAAGTCCTGAGTTTATCGTCGGGAGAATCTTCTCTTGTAGTCTCGAACTGCCTTGGCCATCAGCGGGGCCACTTTCTTGGCAGCCTGTTTCCGGGTCTTGGCCGCGGGCGCCGCGTGCTCATTGCTGCTGCTCAGGCAGGGGTTGGCCCGCTTCTCAGGGGGCCCGTGAAGgacgttgctgctgctgctgctgctgctgctgctgccgccgccgccgccgccgccgccgccgtccccGAGGCCGGAGGCAGCCTGGCTGCTTCCTGCGGGCTGGGGGGCTGGCTTGATCTCCCCGTTTCCGGGGTCAGCGGCTCCTGCAgacttctcttccctcctggaAGCATCATAAGGCGTCTtggccacagagttgaaacagatCATCTTTGTCTGTCGGCCGCTGGGTTTGTTTTCAAGTGCAGATCGGATTTTCGTGGTCACTACTCGCAGCCGCTGCTCTCGGGCGTCGCGAAGCCGCAGGTACAGCTCCCGCCAAGACTCGTGCTCCCGCGGCTTTTCTCCCTTGAAGTCCTGGAGACAATGAATCCTCCATAATTCATCTGTCTCTCGAGCGAGTGCGTGGTTGTCTTTCTCTGTGCGATACAGCTGATCAGGCGTCCACCCTTCCGGAACGGGTTCAAGAACCGAGTAGGCGACCCCTCCCACGTCGCCGAGGGCGTCCGGATTGTTTCTAAGCACCGGGAGGCACTGCTGGCGCAGCGTCAGCAcctggagctggcaggcaggccTGGAGCCCGAGTACACCTGCAGCCTAGCATTCACTCTGCGTCCAGGGAAAGCGGCTTCCTCCTGGAACGTTGGCGCGGAGAGTGCTTCTGGCTCTGCCTGGGAGGTCATGGCCTCAAAAGCGGACAGCAGATCGTAGTTGGCCTGCATCCAGGCCGCTGAGGGGTCCCAGAGCTCTGCGAAGAGAAGGCTGGGCACCGTTTTCGGCCCGGCGGAATCAGCGCCGGCCGCCTGCAGCCTCTCTGACTGGCTTTCCTGGACAGGAGGCGATTTGTGAGCCGAAGCCCAGCGGGACGATTTGCGCCCCTTGCTGTGGCTCGCCACCGCTTCCCCCTGAGGTTGGCCCTGGCAGCCCGGACCCGGCAGAGGCCCGCCCTGAGCGGCGTGAGCGTGGCCTCTTCCGGGTTGCTTCCCGGGCACAGCGGGCTCAGGGCCCTCGGGCGTCGGGAGGGGAGCGGTGCGCGTTGGAGGGTCCCGACGGGGGCCGGAATCAGCTGGGGCCGTTCTGGGGCGCTTTCTCTCGGCTCTGGGCTCGCGACTGGGAGACCTCGGGTGAGGTCTCTGTTGTCCCGGAGGTGTTCTGCGTGCTGTCCGTCCGTGCTGAGGGCTGTGAGATGGGCTCCTGGGGGCCGTCGCGTTTTCTGGGAAGCCCCAGGCCTTTTCCTGGTCCTGGAGAGCCTCCCCGAGGCGCTGTCGGGAAGCGCTGTCCTCAGCGTCCTGTGGGTCAGGCCCGGTGTTTCGGTCCACAAGCACCAGCTTCTTCCACCGGGCCGCTAAGTCTCTGGCAAAGTCGCCCACGTGCTGGTGCTTCCGCAGGCGCTTCACCGTCTTTCTGATTCCAGTCTCCGCCAGGATGTCTGCCGTCATGGGCAGGGCGGAgagtttctgcaaatatttctccagctTTTTTGGGTTCGTCTTCGTGGCCAGACGCACCTGCAGCTTCTGCACTGCGCGCAGCGTAGTGGAGCCTGCCGCCATCTCAGCAGAGCTGTGCAGGCGTCGCTGTCCTCGCGTTCGCGGCTCTGTCCTCGGGGCGGCGGGACACGAAGTCTGGGGTGGCCGGTCCTCGCTGCCCGGTCGCCAGGCAGCGACCTCGGGATGTGGAGTCACAGCCTGGCGCGAGCTCGGTCCTCGGAGCAGTGGGCCACTGGTTCCGGGGCGCTGGTCCTCGCGGACCGCAGGCCTCGGGGCGTGGAGTCCCCACAACCTGGAGCGAGCTGGGTCCTCGGAGCAGCGGGCCACTTGGTCTGGAACGCCGGTCCTTGCAGACAGCTGAGCAGGCCCGCTTCTGTCCCTCGGGATGTGGAGCCGCAGCCTGGAGTGACCTCTGCGCTGCGCCGTCCGAGGCGGAATGCAGCTGGGCTGCCAGAGCCCGGCCTTATATAGCCAGCCCCGGGCCCACCCAGGACTCAAGCCCTGACCCCCTTGGGCCTTGGGCAGCCCCGCCCCAATACGAATTCATTCCGTCAGCCCAACGCAGCCAATCGGGACGGTCCACGCCAGGTGGACTGCTGTGCCCGGCAGGTTCATTAGGTTAATTGCAGCCTGGACACACCCCACTGAGTTCTACCGTTGGCCCTCCTTGTTCCCAGCCCCCGCATCTGTGGATTCCCAAAGACACAGACAGAATCCCCTTGGGAGTAAAAGCGAAAATAACAACACCGCAAGACAAAATCGTAGGAAGGAGAACCAACAGAGGAGGACAACTCTTTACCTGGGATTGCCGTCGTGTGAGGGGACTTGGAAACATTCGTAGAAAAGTGGgattaagggagaaaaatgaaaaaggtgtATTTTACTTCTCGACCCCGTCTCCATCAACTTCGAGACCCTTCTGGAAGCAGTGTCTCCTCCCCGCCGTCCAGCCCATCCCTAAAGCCCCCCAGGGTCCTGGGAATGTAACTGTTTCCATGCAATCTTTCTTCCGTTGTTAACTGAAGAAAACTGGGTGCCCTTTACAGGTTTTCTAAGACAAGGAAACGAAAAGAAGTCAGCAGGCGCCAAATCAGGACGGTAAGGTGGACGCCTCGTGATTTCCCATGGCAAGTCTTGCCCAGCTGCCCTCGTTGGAAGAAAGGCATGAGCAGGAACGTTGTCGTGGTGGAGAAGAACTCTCTGGTGGGGACCTTCTccgctccagctttggctaactCTCTGAAAAGGCTCTGCCAGTGAGCAGATGTGATCAgggtttggccctccagaaagccaACGAGGAGAATCCCTCTGGCATCCCCCCCCAAACGGTGGCCATGACCTCCGCTCTTGACTGCTCCTCTGTGGCTTCGGCTGGAGCACTGCCACCTCTTGCTAGCCACGGCTTCGTGCTTGGTCTTCAGGATCCTGCCGGGTAGAGCCAGGTTTCGTCTCCTGCTGCCAATCttggaagaaatgcttcaggatcttgctcCCACCGGTTGTTTAAAATCTCCTCGGAAAGGCTTGCTCTGGCCTGCAGCTGATATCGGCGCCACGGTTTGGGCAGCCGAGTTCCACTCTCACCTTTCAGTCCGAATGGGGAAAACACAACCATTTGAAGTATGAGGATTCGGGTGTTAAGCCTTTTCTGAGAATTACCCTCCGTGTTGTGTAGAGAAATAGGTAAATTTGCTGTGTTTCCAGACTTCCGGCTACCTCACGAAGAGGATCCTAGTGCAATACTGGCCATGCTTCCGGAGCTCCCAGAATGAGGATTGTTTTGTAAATAGGTGGGAAGAGAATTGAGCTGTCCTGGGTCAGTGTAGCAATGTTACAGCAGGATCCTTAGGTTGATGCTGAATTCTATTCTGGGGCAGGTTTATGTGTTGTGTGGGGgttgtttcctttctgtcttttggagCGGGTGTGTCGCAGTGGGAGCAGGGATCTGCTGAGGTCTGTCTCGTTCTCCAGTAATGAATgagtttaatgggtgcagccgcTGTTTTCAGTAGCACGCCAGTGGGGGCATCGATGAGCTATGAGGAGCTAGAGCTTGCTCGGATTGCttccttgtgtttgtgttttgagttgTGTTTGCTTGTTTCGTGCTTGTTCTCCATTTCGGCAGGGGAAACGATTTTCCAGGAAGGAAGGTTGTTGccagtggaaaacaatttggttccGAGGGACTGGGGTTtctggctgggagtggggaggggctgcagggtgATCGGTGGCCACTCCACCTCCTCCAGAGAGAGCGTGTGGCTTCTCTGCCTTGGGGAGGATATTCTGCTCTCTTGTGAGTTTTGCAGGCCACCTGAGATTCTCTCTTGAATTGCTGTCAAGAAATAGGGACGGGCGTTGTCTCTGGCCCTTGCTGGGGAAGGTtttctgaggttttgtttttcaattttgagacggagtttggcttctgttgtccagcctggagcgcagtggtgggatctgggctcaccgcaaaccccgcctcccgggttcaagcgattctcctgtctcagccccctgagtagctgggattacaggcgctcgccagcaAGCCCAACCGAGTTTCgtctttttagaagagacgggatatcctcaggttggtcaggctggtctgcaactcctgacctcaggtggtccgccggcctcgacctcccaaagccacGGGAATACAGGcgcgagtcaccgtgcccggacaTGTCTGAGTTTTACGCGGTCGCTGACTGGATTATGTCCCCTTCCCCGGAACGgatgcttttctgtcttccttaagGGTAGCATCTCTGTGGCACCCCGTTTCTGGCTCCTTCCGTGTTCTTCAGGCTTGAAGGCCTCCTTTGACGTGCACCGGCATCCACTCAGGTGCCTGCTTCCAGGAGCTTCCCAGCCCCCATGCTGCTGACAGCCCAGGGTACAGGACTTTGATCTCTTCTGCTGCCCTTGCTCGGTTTTGCCTTGCGGCTTAtgtctttgtatttctctctctacccCTCACTGTCGGTAACGCCTAAGAACGAGGTTTACttaatggggggggggggggtgtgcgcgcgtgcgtgtttgtgtgtgtgcgcgcgcgtgtgtgtgtgcgtttgtgtgtgtgtctttgtttgtgtgtatgtgtgtgtgtcgtaTCTGGCACACGGACCTGTGACTACCAGCCCGCGTGAAGCCAACAAATGCCCTGAGTTAGAAGGCAAACGTTCACCAAAGCTTGCAGGAGCTGGTAGGAGGTGAAGTCAAGGTAGTTAACCCGGTCATCTCATGGGAATTAGAAACTCTGGTTGGCAGGTTTAGACTTCCTGATCGAGAACCTAAATAAGCTGATTAAGGTGTCGCCATTCTTTCACAGGGGTTCTGGGTGAAAAGATTGGGAATGACTCTAGTAAAAGTGTTTTGACTTAAGGAACGTACCAGTTGTTAGCATTTATGTATGAAAGCCAAGAGTTCCTTTCTTCAAACAAACAGCAGTTTTCTTTGAGGTGTGCTCTggttgtgtcatccaggctggagtgcagtggaatgaggaagggtcaccgcaacctccgcttggccagctcaggcgatcctgccacctcagccctttaaggagctgggaccacaggggccgtgccaccacgccgggctaattttggtatcttttgtggagacggggcttctccgtttggcccagcctggtccccacctcctgggctcaagcgatctgctttcCTCGGCCTCCCGGAGGAGGATGGCTCACGATTAGAGGatcatgcccggccttttatctaaaagaaaacaacaacagtaacaagacATTTTGCGTAGTCGGAGTTATCAGTGTCAACTGATGGATTGAGAGTTTGTGTCTAAGAAGTCCCTGTGTGCTCCATGATTTCAGAAGAGAGAACAAACGGCAAAAGGGACTCTCACATCTCGTACCTGATTTATGATGGCAACTAGGGCGTTGTTTAAAAAACGGTCGGTGAACCACCAAAGCAGAGTTGATCCGAACGCGTTCATAATATCTTCTGAATTCTGAGGTGTCCTCCAAGCAGGGAGGCAGTGGCCGGGTGTGGGAGGCAAAAATCACAGGGCCAGCGCTTGACACCTGCAGAATTCAGAGGCTCAACTTTGCACCCAGCCAAGGGTCCTGGTGTCCATTGGAAGTTTCGTTCCCCAACCCGCGTTGACTTTGCATTGGTCCTCCTCCCCCCAGATTTTATGTGTAAGGCAAGTCCTGAGTTTATCGTCGGGAGAATCTTCTCTTGTAGTCTCGAACTGCCTTGGCCATCAGCGGGGCCACTTTCTTGGCAGCCTGTTTCCGGGTCTTGGCCGCGGGCGCCGCGTGCTCATTGCTGCTGCTCAGGCAGGGGTTGGCCCGCTTCTCAGGGGGCCCGTGAAGgacgttgctgctgctgctgctgctgctgctgctgccgccgccgccgccgccgccgccgccgtccccGAGGCCGGAGGCAGCCTGGCTGCTTCCTGCGGGCTGGGGGGCTGGCTTGATCTCCCCGTTTCCGGGGTCAGCGGCTCCTGCAgacttctcttccctcctggaAGCATCATAAGGCGTCTtggccacagagttgaaacagatCATCTTTGTCTGTCGGCCGCTGGGTTTGTTTTCAAGTGCAGATCGGATTTTCGTGGTCACTACTCGCAGCCGCTGCTCTCGGGCGTCGCGAAGCCGCAGGTACAGCTCCCGCCAAGACTCGTGCTCCCGCGGCTTTTCTCCCTTGAAGTCCTGGAGACAATGAATCCTCCATAATTCATCTGTCTCTCGAGCGAGTGCGTGGTTGTCTTTCTCTGTGCGATACAGCTGATCAGGCGTCCACCCTTCCGGAACGGGTTCAAGAACCGAGTAGGCGACCCCTCCCACGTCGCCGAGGGCGTCCGGATTGTTTCTAAGCACCGGGAGGCACTGCTGGCGCAGCGTCAGCAcctggagctggcaggcaggccTGGAGCCCGAGTACACCTGCAGCCTAGCATTCACTCTGCGTCCAGGGAAAGCGGCTTCCTCCTGGAACGTTGGCGCGGAGAGTGCTTCTGGCTCTGCCTGGGAGGTCATGGCCTCAAAAGCGGACAGCAGATCGTAGTTGGCCTGCATCCAGGCCGCTGAGGGGTCCCAGAGCTCTGCGAAGAGAAGGCTGGGCACCGTTTTCGGCCCGGCGGAATCAGCGCCGGCCGCCTGCAGCCTCTCTGACTGGCTTTCCTGGACAGGAGGCGATTTGTGAGCCGAAGCCCAGCGGGACGATTTGCGCCCCTTGCTGTGGCTCGCCACCGCTTCCCCCTGAGGTTGGCCCTGGCAGCCCGGACCCGGCAGAGGCCCGCCCTGAGCGGCGTGAGCGTGGCCTCTTCCGGGTTGCTTCCCGGGCACAGCGGGCTCAGGGCCCTCGGGCGTCGGGAGGGGAGCGGTGCGCGTTGGAGGGTCCCGACGGGGGCCGGAATCAGCTGGGGCCGTTCTGGGGCGCTTTCTCTCGGCTCTGGGCTCGCGACTGGGAGACCTCGGGTGAGGTCTCTGTTGTCCCGGAGGTGT comes from Pongo pygmaeus isolate AG05252 chromosome 17, NHGRI_mPonPyg2-v2.0_pri, whole genome shotgun sequence and encodes:
- the LOC129018886 gene encoding elongin-A3-like, which produces MAAGSTTLRAVQKLQVRLATKTNPKKLEKYLQKLSALPMTADILAETGIRKTVKRLRKHQHVGDFARDLAARWKKLVLVDRNTGPDPQDAEDSASRQRLGEALQDQEKAWGFPENATAPRSPSHSPQHGRTARRTPPGQQRPHPRSPSREPRAERKRPRTAPADSGPRRDPPTRTAPLPTPEGPEPAVPGKQPGRGHAHAAQGGPLPGPGCQGQPQGEAVASHSKGRKSSRWASAHKSPPVQESQSERLQAAGADSAGPKTVPSLLFAELWDPSAAWMQANYDLLSAFEAMTSQAEPEALSAPTFQEEAAFPGRRVNARLQVYSGSRPACQLQVLTLRQQCLPVLRNNPDALGDVGGVAYSVLEPVPEGWTPDQLYRTEKDNHALARETDELWRIHCLQDFKGEKPREHESWRELYLRLRDAREQRLRVVTTKIRSALENKPSGRQTKMICFNSVAKTPYDASRREEKSAGAADPGNGEIKPAPQPAGSSQAASGLGDGGGGGGGGGSSSSSSSSSNVLHGPPEKRANPCLSSSNEHAAPAAKTRKQAAKKVAPLMAKAVRDYKRRFSRR
- the LOC129018885 gene encoding elongin-A3-like, which encodes MAAGSTTLRAVQKLQVRLATKTNPKKLEKYLQKLSALPMTADILAETGIRKTVKRLRKHQHVGDFARDLAARWKKLVLVDRNTGPDPQDAEDSASRQRLGEALQDQEKAWGFPENATAPRSPSHSPQHGRTARRTPPGQQRPHPRSPSREPRAERKRPRTAPADSGPRRDPPTRTAPLPTPEGPEPAVPGKQPGRGHAHAAQGGPLPGPGCQGQPQGEAVASHSKGRKSSRWASAHKSPPVQESQSERLQAAGADSAGPKTVPSLLFAELWDPSAAWMQANYDLLSAFEAMTSQAEPEALSAPTFQEEAAFPGRRVNARLQVYSGSRPACQLQVLTLRQQCLPVLRNNPDALGDVGGVAYSVLEPVPEGWTPDQLYRTEKDNHALARETDELWRIHCLQDFKGEKPREHESWRELYLRLRDAREQRLRVVTTKIRSALENKPSGRQTKMICFNSVAKTPYDASRREEKSAGAADPGNGEIKPAPQPAGSSQAASGLGDGGGGGGGGGSSSSSSSSSNVLHGPPEKRANPCLSSSNEHAAPAAKTRKQAAKKVAPLMAKAVRDYKRRFSRR